AATCCCCCTGCACAAAGTCAACACCAGCAATAGAGTCCATCGGCAAAATATCACTTGCTACTACACGCCCCTTATCGCCTACATACTTAATCGCTACCTGCGACCAACCACCAGGTGCCGCCCCTAAATCAACAACGGTCATTCCTGGTTTAAACAATCGATCCTTCTCATGCAGTTCAATTAATTTATAACTGGCACGTGTACGATAACCCTCTTTTTGCGACAACTTCACATAAGGATCATCAAAATGCTCCTTTAACCATTGAGGGCTGGACTTAGAACGAGCCATAACTTAACTCCTCGTATAAACAATCAAACACTGAACTCATTTAACCATTTGCTTGCAACTGATAGAATAGCGGCCATCCTAACAGATAATCATAAGCTTGAACTCTGGCCTGATACATTAAACAAATTCCGGCTTATTGATAGACATTGACCGCCAAATATTAAGAGAGACACAGATGACCTTAACAGCCGCACAAAAAAAGCAGTATCGTGCAATTGCACACTCACTAAGCCCCGTCATCATCGTCGGCGAAAAAGGGCTTGGAGAAGGGTTGCTACAGGAGCTAAACCGAGCACTGGAAGACCACGAACTTATCAAAATTAAAATAGCATTAAACGACCGAGATGATCGAGCAGCTATTATTGACGAACTCTGCCAACAAACCAAGGCAACTCTCGTTCAAACAATAGGCAAAGTCGCTATTATCTTGCGAAATGCAGAGCAACCAAACCCCAAACTATCTAACTTACTTAGATAGCAAAAGCTAAATAACATTAAAAAGAAGCATCCCTGCAAGAGAGGGGTTAAGACTTCTTTTTAATGTCAGCACTTACACACTAAATGCTCAGATATTACACATGTAGAACTTCGTCTATTTCGTATTCTACAGTTCCACTAGGTATCTGAACCGCTACGATCTCACCCTCTTCTTTACCAATCAAGGCTCTAGCTATGGGGGATGAAATTGAGATTTTACCATTCTTAATATCGGCCTCATCATCACCCACAATTTGATAACAGAGTGTTTCATCTGTATCGACATTGATTAAGTTAACCGTAGTACCAAAAATCACCTTACCTGTTGAATCAATCTTCGTCACATCAATCACCTGAGACTGAGATAACTTTGACTCAATTTCTAAGATTCTTCCTTCAATAAAGCTCTGCTGCTCTCTTGCTGCATGATATTCAGCATTCTCTTTTAAGTCACCATGCGCCCTAGCCTCAGCTATCGCCTCAATAACACGGGGGCGCTCTTCTGTTTTGAGTTTCTGAACTTCTTCGCGAAGGGCTTTTTCACCCTGAACGGTCATTGGAATTCTATTCATTTTAATTCAACCTTGAATAATGCACTCTCTCTAAGTGGCAATAGTTTAATTGGCAGCGTCGACGAGAGAGTCTTTTAATAAATTAGTACAGCATAAAATACAAAAGCCCCACTCAATATTATCGAGTGAGGCTACGAGATCTTGCCCGAAGGCAGATCTCAGCTGCTGATACACTAGTGAAGATCTTGAAGGCGTCTAACTAGCTTCTCAGGACCAAATTTGATCGCGCGACAAAATGCTTCTCCGCCCGCCAAAGTAGTCGTATAAGTAACCTTGTGCTGCAATGCAGACTGACGTATCTGAGAAGAGTCAGCAATTGCCTGACGGCCTTCAGTAGTGTTGATAATCAGATCAATCTCATCATTCTTGATTGCATCTACAATATGAGGTCGACCTTCATTCACCTTGTTAATCTGCGCTACAACAAGACCTGCTTCTTTTAGTGCCTTGGCGGTTCCACTAGTAGCAACCAACTTAAAGCCAGCCTCTACTAAGTCTTTACCCAAGCTTACCGCTGCAACTTTATCGACATCTCTCACACTGACAAAGACCGATCCACCCGTCGGTAGAATTTCACCAGCAGCCAGAGCACCCTTGGCAAACGCCTCATCAAAACTATCACCTATCCCCATTACTTCACCCGTCGATTTCATCTCTGGGCCGAGAATCGGATCTACTCCCTGGAACTTATTAAATGGGAATACAGACTCCTTAACACTGAAGTGTGATGGAATTATTTCTGTTGTAAACGACTGCTCTTCAAGAGACTTACCCGCCATACAACGAGCGGCTATCTTAGCCAACGAAACGCCAATGGCTTTCGATACAAACGGAACCGTTCTTGATGCACGAGGGTTAACCTCAATAACATAGATTTTTCCGTCTTGGTAAGCCAACTGAACGTTCATTAAACCAACAACACCCAACTCCAATGCCATGCGCTTAACGGTTTCTCGCATTTCATCCTGAATATCAGCTGCCAAGGTATAAGGAGGCAAAGAACATGCAGAGTCACCAGAGTGAACACCCGCCTGTTCGATATGCTGCATAATGGCACCGATAACAACCTGCTTACCATCACTTACTGCATCAATATCAACTTCGATTGCTGCATTGAGGAAGTGATCTAGCAAGACAGGACTGTCGTTTGAAACACTTACCGCCTCACGCATGTATTTAGTGAGTTCAGCCTCGCTATACACAATTTCCATTGCTCGACCACCCAATACATAGGAAGGTCTAACAACGAGCGGGTAGCCAATCTCTTTAGCTGCAACAATACCTTCTTCAAGGCTTCTAACTGTTGCATTTGGCGGCTGAAGTATATTTAAACGTTGGATCATTCGCTGGAAGCGCTCACGATCTTCTGCTCTATCTATCGCATCTGGTGATGTTCCGATAATCGGCACACCGGCCTCTTCAAGACCTCTAGCCAGCTTCAGAGGAGTCTGGCCACCATAGTGAACTATAACCCCTTTCGGCTTTTCTAGATCAACAATTTCAAGAACATCCTCTAGCGTGATCGGCTCAAAGTATAGGCGGTCAGAGGTATCATAATCAGTTGAAACCGTCTCAGGGTTACAGTTGATCATAATCGCTTCATAGCCGTCTTCTTTCATCGCTAGCGCAGCATGCACACAGCAGTAATCAAATTCGATACCTTGCCCGATACGGTTCGGGCCACCGCCGATAACGATAATCTTTTCACGGTCGGTCGCATCTGCCTCGCACTCTTCTTCATAAGATGAGTACATATAAGCAGTAGAGGATGCGAACTCAGCAGCACAAGTATCTACACGCTTGTAAACTGGGCGAACATTTAAGTCATGACGAAGTTTACGGAACTCTTTTTCCGAAACATCCATCAATGATGCCAAACGAGCGTCGGAGAAACCTTTACGCTTAAGCTTATAAACAAGCTCTTTGGTCATATCAGCTTTACCTAGCTGAGCGACCTTAGCTTCATCTTGAATCAAGTCTTGTATCTGAACCAAATACCAAGGATCAATACCCGAATAGTCATAAACCTCTTCGACCGACATACCGGCACGGAACGCATCACCAACATACCATACGCGCTCGGCACTTGGTGTTTTCATTTCGCGAATTAAACTTTCACGAGCATCATCAGCAGATAAGTCTTGCATTGGGTCAAAGCCACTCGCACCTACTTCAAGACCACGCAGAGCCTTTTGAATAGACTCCTGGAAGGTTCGACCAATAGCCATCACCTCACCAACAGACTTCATCTGAGTAGTAAGTCGCTTATCAGCTTGCGGGAATTTCTCGAAAGTAAAACGTGGAATCTTAGTAACCACGTAATCAATAGACGGCTCAAATGAAGCTGGAGTAGCTCCACCCGTAATATCGTTTTGCAATTCGTCTAACGTATAACCCACCGCTAACTTGGCGGCGATTTTAGCAATCGGGAAACCTGTAGCTTTAGATGCCAACGCAGATGAACGGGAAACACGAGGGTTCATTTCGATAATGACCATTCGGCCATCTTTAGGATTAATACCAAACTGAACGTTTGAACCACCGGTTTCGATACCGATCTCACGCAATACCGCTAGCGAGGCATTACGCATAATCTGGTACTCTTTGTCTGTCAATGTTTGCGCAGGCGCTACAGTAATAGAGTCACCCGTATGAACACCCATTGCATCAAAGTTTTCGATGGCACATACGATAATACAGTTATCGTTTTTGTCGCGAACGACCTCCATCTCATACTCTTTCCAACCGATTAGCGACTCATCAATCAACAACTCACTAGTAGGAGACAAATCTAACCCGCGAGCACAAATCTCTTCGAACTCATCACGGTTATAGGCGATTCCACCACCAGTTCCACCCATTGTAAAAGAGGGACGAATAATACAAGGAAAACCTAAGTTATCCAAAACCTGGAGAGACTCTTCCATGCTATGAGCAATTGCTGATCGAGGAGTGCTAAGACCGATAGCCTTCATCGCCTTATCAAAGCGCTCACGATCTTCCGCTTTATCGATCGCATCGGCATCGGCACCGATCATTTCAACATTGTATTTTTCAAGAACGCCATGACGCTCCAAATCAAGCGCACAGTTCAGAGCAGTTTGACCACCCATTGTTGGCAATACAGCATCAGGACGCTCTTTTTCTATAATCTTTTCGACTGTCTTCCATGTAATAGGCTCTATATATGTAGAGTCAGCCATCGCAGGGTCAGTCATTATAGTCGCAGGGTTCGAGTTAACCAGAATGACCCGAAAGCCCTCCTCTCTAAGAGCTTTACAAGCCTGCGCTCCAGAATAGTCAAATTCACAGGCCTGACCAATAACAATCGGGCCAGCACCTAAAATCAAAATACTCTTAAGGTCGGTACGCTTTGGCATAGAATTCAATCCATCTATATCTGTTTTAATCCAGGCTCTCGCGATAAGCGAAAACCCAGTCAATAAACGTTGCTATCATTCCGAATGTTTTCACATAGGAAGACAGCGTAAAATCGCATGGTTGATTAGCAGCAGCCGACCGTTAAAAAACAGGTAACGGTCAACACACTCTAGCTATCATTCAAGATGTCGCCAAAGCAACTACGAACGATACTCTTTTATCAACTCTATAAACTGGTCAAACAGCGGTGCAACATCATGGGGACCAGGACTTGCTTCAGGGTGCCCTTGGAAGCTAAATGCTGGCGTATCTGTTCTGCGAATACCTTGCAACGAACCATCAAACAAAGACTTATGGGTTGCTTCTATATGATCAGGTAGTGACGCTTCATCAACAGCAAAACCATGGTTTTGACTAGTTATCATCACCGTACCATCGGTCAAACACTGAACAGGGTGGTTTGCACCATGATGCCCAAATTTCATTTTTAATGTCTGAGCCCCACTCGCCAATGCCAATAATTGATGACCTAAGCAGATGCCAAAAACCGGCACCTTAGCAGCAAGTACTTCTTTGATAGCGGCAATTGCATAGTCACATGGCTCTGGATCACCAGGACCATTGGATAAGAAAACACCATCAGGGTTCATTGCCAAGACTTCTGCTGCAGGTGTCTGCGCAGGAACAACAGTCAAACGACAACCACGATCAGCAAGCATTCTAAGAATGTTGTGTTTTACTCCGTAGTCATACGCGACAACATGGAATGATTGATCTTGATTCTGCCCGTACCCTGAAACCAAATCCCAACTCGACTCATCCCAAGATGATATTTCAGTTCGAGTTACCTCTTTGGCTAAATCCATTCCTTTTAACCCAGGGAACGCTTTAGCAGCTTTCAACGCATCTTCTTCTGAAATCGAGTCACCCGCAATAATACAGCCGTTCAAAGCACCTTTTTCGCGAAGAATTCGGGTTAAACGACGAGTATCAATATCCGCAATGGCGACAATATTATTTTCAGTAAGATATTCGTCCAGTGATTTCTCTGAACGCCAGTTGCTAGCAACTAAAGGTAAATCACGAATCACGAGGCCTGCTGCCGATACAGAATCGGACTCAACATCTTCAGAATTAACCCCTGTGTTCCCGATATGTGGATAGGTTAGGGTTACAATCTGGCGGGCATAAGATGGGTCAGTCAGGATCTCCTGATAGCCGGTCATGGATGTATTAAAAACCACTTCTCCGCTAGATTGCCCATTTGCACCGATAGAAACCCCCTTAAAGATACTTCCATCTTCAAGGGCAAGAATTGCAGGTTTAGTCAACGCCATTTCCTCTTTAAATCGATTGGCCAGGGCTTATAAAACACCGATTCAATTTGTAAAAAAGCGAGATGGGGAAAAACACCCCATCTCGCTTTTTATTATGAATTCCAGTAACAGTTCAAATACGACTTACACTCTGCATATTTATTGAACCCGAGCATGCCTAATACACCAAGCCAAAAGATCTTAGCCACACTCAAACTCTATCATTTTACTGCTTATTCACTTTTATGTCTACGAATCAATTAACTCTTTTGGGCTAAACAAGCAAAACATCGAGATCAATGCAGATCCAAAACATCCTGCATATCAAACAACCCTCTATCATGTGCCTTCAACCAAGATGAGGCACGAACCGCCCCTTTAGCAAAGGTCATTCGACTACTCGCCTTATGGGTAATCTCCACTCTCTCACCCAACCCAGCAAACATGACAGTATGCTCACCCACAATGTCTCCGGCACGGATGGTTTCGAAACCTATTGTCTCTCTATCCCGCTCACCAGTAATACCTTCTCGGCCATACACAGCGCACTTCTTTAGATCACGATCCAGAGCGTCCGCTACAACCTCTCCCATACGCAATGCAGTGCCAGATGGTGCATCTTTTTTATGCCGGTGGTGCGCCTCAACAATCTCAATGTCAACATCATCACCCAACACCTTAGCAGCCAGCTCAAGCAGCTTAAATGTAAGATTAACCCCCACACTCATATTAGGTGCAAACACTATTGCAATATCCTTTGCAGCTGCGTCTAACTGAGCTTTCTGCTCATCACTCAACCCCGTTGTGCCGATCACGATCTTTTTACCCAAACGCTTGCAGACTTCCACATTCTGCATGGTTAACTCAGGAGAAGTGAAATCAATCAACACATCAAACTGATCTGCCACCTGCTCCAGATTATCAACAGCCAACACTCCCTGCTTACCAACGCCAGCCAATTCACCAGCATCAACCCCAACAAGAGAGCTGCCTGGACTTACTATGGCAGCAGAAAATTCAACATCCTCTGCCAATACTGAAGCCTCAATCAGAATCTTCCCCATTCGACCAGCCGCACCAATCACCGCTACACGCATAAGCTTTCAACTCTCTCTTAACCAACAACAAATGAATTATATAATAGTCAAAAAAAACGGGGCATGTAGCCCCGAATTTTATCTAGCACCTAACTTCTAGAACCAAAACCCTAGAGATTAAAACTTCATATCTTCAAAGAAGTTTTTCACACCCTCAAACCATGAATGCTTGTGCGGTGCGTGCTGACTATCGCCGCCAGACTCCATAGTGGTCTGCAACTCTTTCAGCAAATCTTTTTGCTTCTTATTCAAGTTTACAGGCGTCTCTACTGTTACACGACACAACAAGTCGCCCGCCCCGCCACCGCGAACCGGCGCTACACCTTTACCGCGCAATCTAAATAATTTACCTGTTTGCGTCTCTGCTGGAACTTTAAGCTTAACTCGGCCGTTTAGCGTCGGCACTTCCAGCTCACCACCCAGCGCAGCATCTACAAACGTGATTGGCACATCGCAATACAAGTTCTTACCATCCCGCACAAAAATAGCATGCTCTCTGACCGCTATCTGCACATATAGATCACCAGATGGCCCACCTTGAGCACCAGCCTCTCCTTCTCCAGCAAGACGAATTCTGTCACCCGTATCAACACCGGCAGGCACTTTAACAGAAAGTGTCTTCTGCTCTTCTTTTAAGCCAGCGCCATGACAACTTTTACATGGCTTTTTGATAACTTTGCCACGGCCTCGACAGTGCGGACACGTCTGCTGCACAGAAAAGAAACCTTGCTGCATACGCACCTGACCCGCGCCATGACAGGTGCCGCAAGTTTCAGGTTTAGACCCCTTCTCAGCACCACTACCATCACACTCAGTACAATTAACCTGCGTAGGCACCCGTATCTTAACGGTTGTACCTTTAACCGCATCTTCTAGATCTAGATCTAATGTATATCTTAGATCAGCTCCTCGCGTGGTACGACTGCGTCCACCACCTCCGCCGCCACCGAATATATCACCAAAAACATCACCAAAAATGTCGCTAAAATTACCGCTTCCGCCGCCAAAGCCGCCGCCAGCACTACCATCAACGCCTGCATGACCAAATTGATCATAAGCAGCTCGTTTTTCTGAATCGGAAAGCACTTCATAGGCTTCAGTAGCCTCTTTGAACTTGCTCTCGGCATCCTTATCATCAGGATTTCGATCAGGATGGAACTTCATCGCCAGTCGTCGATAGGCTTTTTTAACTTCTTTCTCGTCGGCGGACTTCGACACGCCGAGGATCTCGTAATAATCTCGCTTTGACATAAGTGCTCTGCTGCGCTTCAGTTCTGTTCAATTCTGGTAGCCAAGAGAGCCAACGAAACAATAGTTACGTGGCAAAACTCTCTCAAACTACATTAAATCTCTAATTGCTCTATAGCACAACGCGGGAGTAAAACCCCCGCGCCACTGCTTAACAGTATAACCCAGACCCCAACCACCCGGATACACCCAGATGGCTGAGAGTTAAGCTATTACTTTTTATCATCCTTAACTTCTTCAAACTCCGCATCAACCACATCTTCTTGCGACTGTGCGTTTTCACCTTCCGGTGCGCCTTGGGCACCTTCTGCAGCCTGAGCCTGCTCAGCGTACAGTTTTTCAGCCAGTTTAGATGAAGCCTCAGTCAGCTTCTGAGTTTTAGCTTCGATATCTTCCTTGTCATCACCTTTGATTGCTTCTTCAAGCTCAGCAATAGCGGCTTCAATCTGCTCTTTCTCTTCAGCTGTCGCTTTATCTCCAGCCTCATCTAGCGTTTTCTTAACCGCGTGAATCATGCCGTCAGCCTGGTTGCGAACAGTAATAAGCTCTTCGAACTTACGATCTTCCTCAGCATGACTTTCAGCATCCTGAACCATGCTTTCAACTTCATCATCCGACAAACCAGAGGATGCCTTGATAACGATAGACTGCTCTTTACCGGTCGCCTTATCTTTTGCTGATACGTTCAAAATACCGTTCGCATCGATATCAAAAGTAACTTCGATCTGAGGCACACCACGTGGAGCCGGTGGAATATCTGCCAAATCGAAACGACCTAGTGATTTGTTTTGTGCTGCTTGCTTACGCTCACCCTGAACAACATGAATAGTTACAGCAGACTGGTTGTCATCGGCCGTTGAAAACACCTGCGACTTCTTAGAAGGAATCGTAGTGTTTTTGTCGATCAATGCAGTCGCCACTCCACCCATGGTTTCAATACCTAGTGTCAGAGGAGTAACATCAAGTAGCAATACGTCAGTTACATCACCAGACAATACACCCGCCTGAATTGCTGCACCAATAGCAACCGCTTCATCTGGGTTAACATCCTTACGAGGCTCTTTACCAAAGAATGCCTCAACCTGCGCTTGAACCAATGGCATACGAGACTGACCACCCACCAAGATAACATCATCAATTTCTGATGCGCTAAGGCCAGAATCTTTAAGTGCCATTTTACATGGCTCCAAGCTACGCATTACAAGCTCTTCTACCAAGGACTCCAGCTTAGCACGAGTCACCTTAACATTAAGGTGCTTAGGCCCAGTCTGGTCTGCAGTGATGTAAGGCAAGTTAACATCAGTCTGCTGAGAGCTAGAAAGCTCAACTTTTGCTTTTTCAGCAGCCTCTTTCAAACGCTGCATCGCTAATGGGTCACCCGTTAGATCAATACCGCTATCTTTCTTGAACTCTGCCGCAAGGTACTCGATCAGACGTGAGTCAAAATCTTCACCACCCAAGAATGTGTCACCGTTAGTCGCTAACACTTCAAACTGCATCTCACCATCAACATCTGCAATTTCGATGATAGAAATATCAAAAGTACCACCACCCAAGTCGTAAACAGCAATAGTAGAATCGCCACCACGCTTATCAAGACCGTATGCAAGTGCTGCAGCAGTCGGCTCGTTGATGATACGCTTAACTTCCAAACCAGCGATACGGCCAGCATCTTTAGTCGCTTGACGCTGAGAGTCGTTAAAATAAGCAGGTACAGTGATAACTGCTTCTGTCACAGGCTCACCTAAATAATCTTCAGCAGTCTTCTTCATCTTTTTCAAGATTTCAGCAGACACCTGAGGTGGCGCTTTTTTGTCGCCTTTAATATCTACCCAAGCATCACCATTGTCAGCTTTCGCGATAGTGTAAGGCACCATCTCGATATCTTTTTGTACAACGTCATCTTCAAAACGACGACCAATTAGACGCTTGATAGCGAACAATGTATTTGTCGGGTTAGTAACAGACTGACGCTTTGCAGACTGACCAACTAACACCTCATCATCGGTGTAAGCTACAATAGAAGGGGTGGTACGATCGCCTTCTGCGTTCTCAATTACTCGTGCCTTCTCACCATCTAGGATAGCAACACATGAGTTTGTGGTTCCTAAATCGATACCTATAATTTTGCCCATTTATATACTCCAAGCCTAATTTCGTAATAACTCTAATCAGTTGAAATGCGCGTTCAATTACTCGCACATTTCGTTCTTTATCTGTTCGGCGTTTCTGCGATATCAGTTACCTTAATCATCAGAAACTGCCTGTCTCATTTGGATTACTGTCCTATATTGGCCTCAAATTATTTATTTCAAGCCTTTTCATCGATTTTTGCAGAACCTTTTGCAACCATAACCATTGCCGGACGGATCAAGCGCCCATTCAACGTGTAACCTTTTTGTATAACCGCAATAACAGAATTAGGCTCTGCATCCGGCGCATCCACCATAGACATTGCTTCATGAAGAGCTGGGTCAAACGGTTCGCCCACGGGGTCAACAGGCTCAACACTAAACTTTTTAAGGCTCGCCATTAGGATTGAAAGAGTCATTTCAACGCCCTCAACCAGAGCGCTCTTTTCACCCTCGCCAGACTGACTGCTTTCTATCGTCTTTTCTAGGCTATCAACAACCGGCAACAACTCCTTAGAAAACTTCTCTAGGGCAAACTTATGAGCCTTTTCTACATCTTTTTCAGCCCGTCGTCTGATATTCTGTGCATCTGCCGTAGCGCGTAATGCCTGATCCTTCAACCCAGAAATTTCTTCTTGAAGTAGCAGAGCTTCTTTTTGCCAATCTTTGTCACCTTCTGGCGTAGCTTCAGTACCTTCAGAGTCTGCAGATTGAACATCCTGCTCCATTTCAGTTTCTAACACCTCATGATCGTGCGGTGTTTGTTCAGGATTACTATCAACCTTCTCTTCTTCTACACTCATTCAGTGTTCTCCCACTCTTGTAGACCGTTAAACCGAAATCAATAATTCAAGTGCCCTATATGGGGCTTCTGTTAAGCAGTTTCAAGGGCTGATTTTTAACCTATTTTCAAGAGAGTTTGATATTTTTTCTTTTTTTAAAATTTCAGATATTGACTCTATTACAATTTTCGCCATACTACTGTACATCCAAACATATTTTTAGCCTTCTTAATAACGGAGTCACTCATGCTAACTCAACTTACAGTGGATAATCTGGCTATCGCCGATCACATTGAACTGTTCTTTGAACGCGGCATGAGCGTTATTACCGGTGAGACAGGAGCAGGAAAATCAATCATTCTTGACGCTCTAGGACTAACACTCGGCGATAGAGCCGATAGCGGCCTTGTTAGGCATGGCGCAGATAGAGCAGATATTACGGCGGTATTTGATATAAGTAACATTCCTGCTGCAAAAACATGGCTTAAAGCTAACGACCTCGATAATGGCGGCAACTTAGACAATCAAGATGAGTGCATTCTGCGCAGAGTCATCACTAGCGAAGGACGATCCAGGGGCTACATAAACGGGCAACCAAGCGCATTAAGCAACCTGCGAGAAGTAGGTGAAATGTTAATTGATATTCATAGCCAGCATGAGCACCAGTCTCTACTTAAAAAAGAGACTCATCGACGTCTCATTGATGAATATGGGGATCTAAAAAATCCAGCTGAAACAGTAGCCAAACAATATAAGCAGTGGCACGAAAAAGCTCAAAAACTAGAGCAGTTGCAAAACAATCAAGATGAACAAGATGCAAGGCTTCAACTGCTCAAATATCAAGTTAAAGAACTCAATGAATTAGGGCTGGCGCCAGATGAGTTACCAGAGCTTGAAAAAGAGCAACAATCACTGAGCCATGCAGAACAACTACTAAACAGCGGGCATGAAGTAATTCAGGCATGCACTGAAGGAGAGTCGACAGCACAGTCGATACTATCTCATGCACTCCACACACTAGAAACACTGCCTGTTAAACATGAGTCGCTATCTGAAGCTCAAAACTTACTATCAGAAGCACTTATTCAAGTAGAAGAGGCGAGTCATAGTATTCGAGGCTTTGTTGACAATTTTGATATCGACCCTACCCGTCTTCAAGAAGTAGACGAAAGGTTAAGCGCCATCTACCAAATGGCTCGCAAGCATAAAACCACACCTGAAGAGCTAACCACATTACATCAAACACTAACCGATGAGCTAAAGTCTTTTGAAGAAGGTGACGGTAACATCGAAGCCTTAACCGCTGAAACCGCAGCACTGGCTGAAAAATATATGAGCACCGCCAAAAAACTAAGCCAATCACGCGCTAAAACAGCACTAGCACTAGACAAAAAGATTGCTCGCCAGTTGGCTGAATTAGGCATGCCCTCGGTTAAGTTTATTACACAAATCACACCACTCCCTGACAACATGTATACTCGTAATGGCCTTGAAGATATCGAATTTTTAGTGAGCGCAAACCCTGGGCAACCACCCAAACCACTCAATAAGGTCGCTTCAGGTGGTGAGCTTTCGCGTATCAGCTTAGCTATTCAAGTAGTCACGGCTCAAACATCAGCTATACCGACCTTAGTATTCGATGAAGTAGACGTAGGTATTGGAGGCGGCACTGCAGAGGTAGTAGGCCGCCTGCTGCGAGCATTAGGCGAGAAAGGTCAAGCACTCTGCATAACACACCAACCTCAAGTCGCCTCACAGGGTCACCACCACTTATTTGTGAGTAAACAGACCAAGAAAAACGAAACCCACTCAAAAATCACGTCATTAAGTGAACAGGGTCGAACAGAAGAGGTGGCACGA
This genomic window from Alkalimarinus sediminis contains:
- the yhbY gene encoding ribosome assembly RNA-binding protein YhbY; amino-acid sequence: MTLTAAQKKQYRAIAHSLSPVIIVGEKGLGEGLLQELNRALEDHELIKIKIALNDRDDRAAIIDELCQQTKATLVQTIGKVAIILRNAEQPNPKLSNLLR
- the greA gene encoding transcription elongation factor GreA; this translates as MNRIPMTVQGEKALREEVQKLKTEERPRVIEAIAEARAHGDLKENAEYHAAREQQSFIEGRILEIESKLSQSQVIDVTKIDSTGKVIFGTTVNLINVDTDETLCYQIVGDDEADIKNGKISISSPIARALIGKEEGEIVAVQIPSGTVEYEIDEVLHV
- the carB gene encoding carbamoyl-phosphate synthase large subunit, producing MPKRTDLKSILILGAGPIVIGQACEFDYSGAQACKALREEGFRVILVNSNPATIMTDPAMADSTYIEPITWKTVEKIIEKERPDAVLPTMGGQTALNCALDLERHGVLEKYNVEMIGADADAIDKAEDRERFDKAMKAIGLSTPRSAIAHSMEESLQVLDNLGFPCIIRPSFTMGGTGGGIAYNRDEFEEICARGLDLSPTSELLIDESLIGWKEYEMEVVRDKNDNCIIVCAIENFDAMGVHTGDSITVAPAQTLTDKEYQIMRNASLAVLREIGIETGGSNVQFGINPKDGRMVIIEMNPRVSRSSALASKATGFPIAKIAAKLAVGYTLDELQNDITGGATPASFEPSIDYVVTKIPRFTFEKFPQADKRLTTQMKSVGEVMAIGRTFQESIQKALRGLEVGASGFDPMQDLSADDARESLIREMKTPSAERVWYVGDAFRAGMSVEEVYDYSGIDPWYLVQIQDLIQDEAKVAQLGKADMTKELVYKLKRKGFSDARLASLMDVSEKEFRKLRHDLNVRPVYKRVDTCAAEFASSTAYMYSSYEEECEADATDREKIIVIGGGPNRIGQGIEFDYCCVHAALAMKEDGYEAIMINCNPETVSTDYDTSDRLYFEPITLEDVLEIVDLEKPKGVIVHYGGQTPLKLARGLEEAGVPIIGTSPDAIDRAEDRERFQRMIQRLNILQPPNATVRSLEEGIVAAKEIGYPLVVRPSYVLGGRAMEIVYSEAELTKYMREAVSVSNDSPVLLDHFLNAAIEVDIDAVSDGKQVVIGAIMQHIEQAGVHSGDSACSLPPYTLAADIQDEMRETVKRMALELGVVGLMNVQLAYQDGKIYVIEVNPRASRTVPFVSKAIGVSLAKIAARCMAGKSLEEQSFTTEIIPSHFSVKESVFPFNKFQGVDPILGPEMKSTGEVMGIGDSFDEAFAKGALAAGEILPTGGSVFVSVRDVDKVAAVSLGKDLVEAGFKLVATSGTAKALKEAGLVVAQINKVNEGRPHIVDAIKNDEIDLIINTTEGRQAIADSSQIRQSALQHKVTYTTTLAGGEAFCRAIKFGPEKLVRRLQDLH
- the carA gene encoding glutamine-hydrolyzing carbamoyl-phosphate synthase small subunit — translated: MTKPAILALEDGSIFKGVSIGANGQSSGEVVFNTSMTGYQEILTDPSYARQIVTLTYPHIGNTGVNSEDVESDSVSAAGLVIRDLPLVASNWRSEKSLDEYLTENNIVAIADIDTRRLTRILREKGALNGCIIAGDSISEEDALKAAKAFPGLKGMDLAKEVTRTEISSWDESSWDLVSGYGQNQDQSFHVVAYDYGVKHNILRMLADRGCRLTVVPAQTPAAEVLAMNPDGVFLSNGPGDPEPCDYAIAAIKEVLAAKVPVFGICLGHQLLALASGAQTLKMKFGHHGANHPVQCLTDGTVMITSQNHGFAVDEASLPDHIEATHKSLFDGSLQGIRRTDTPAFSFQGHPEASPGPHDVAPLFDQFIELIKEYRS
- the dapB gene encoding 4-hydroxy-tetrahydrodipicolinate reductase, producing MRVAVIGAAGRMGKILIEASVLAEDVEFSAAIVSPGSSLVGVDAGELAGVGKQGVLAVDNLEQVADQFDVLIDFTSPELTMQNVEVCKRLGKKIVIGTTGLSDEQKAQLDAAAKDIAIVFAPNMSVGVNLTFKLLELAAKVLGDDVDIEIVEAHHRHKKDAPSGTALRMGEVVADALDRDLKKCAVYGREGITGERDRETIGFETIRAGDIVGEHTVMFAGLGERVEITHKASSRMTFAKGAVRASSWLKAHDRGLFDMQDVLDLH
- the dnaJ gene encoding molecular chaperone DnaJ, which gives rise to MSKRDYYEILGVSKSADEKEVKKAYRRLAMKFHPDRNPDDKDAESKFKEATEAYEVLSDSEKRAAYDQFGHAGVDGSAGGGFGGGSGNFSDIFGDVFGDIFGGGGGGGRSRTTRGADLRYTLDLDLEDAVKGTTVKIRVPTQVNCTECDGSGAEKGSKPETCGTCHGAGQVRMQQGFFSVQQTCPHCRGRGKVIKKPCKSCHGAGLKEEQKTLSVKVPAGVDTGDRIRLAGEGEAGAQGGPSGDLYVQIAVREHAIFVRDGKNLYCDVPITFVDAALGGELEVPTLNGRVKLKVPAETQTGKLFRLRGKGVAPVRGGGAGDLLCRVTVETPVNLNKKQKDLLKELQTTMESGGDSQHAPHKHSWFEGVKNFFEDMKF